A genomic stretch from Marinobacter fonticola includes:
- a CDS encoding DUF2267 domain-containing protein has translation MQASIDTVERNVKMMNVWLKETSQELGGIDEDDAWRRLRAVLQTIRDRVTIDEAAHFAAQLPILARGLFYEDWRPSESPQKWRDRGEYLEAINAKISNDGAADPEETLRAVLKVIERHIDAGEVEKVKEMHPKEMWDLWPS, from the coding sequence ATGCAAGCGAGCATCGATACTGTTGAGCGCAATGTGAAAATGATGAATGTCTGGCTCAAGGAAACGTCCCAAGAACTGGGCGGCATAGATGAAGACGATGCCTGGCGTCGGCTGCGGGCCGTACTGCAAACGATTAGGGACCGGGTGACCATCGATGAAGCAGCGCATTTCGCTGCTCAGCTGCCTATTCTTGCCCGGGGATTGTTCTACGAGGATTGGCGGCCATCCGAATCACCGCAGAAATGGCGAGACCGGGGTGAATACCTCGAAGCGATCAACGCCAAGATCAGCAACGATGGAGCCGCCGACCCGGAAGAAACGCTCCGGGCAGTCCTCAAAGTCATCGAACGCCACATAGATGCAGGGGAGGTCGAAAAGGTCAAGGAGATGCATCCAAAGGAGATGTGGGATCTCTGGCCTTCGTGA